A window of the Armatimonadota bacterium genome harbors these coding sequences:
- a CDS encoding glycosyltransferase family 4 protein gives MRIAIVTEHVNRRGGQERVVCELAERLSRYHEVHLYCFSAQGLRGERLSVHKMWCPFHSSTLEGFWILIASWFALRNARFDAIMSQGGNSLVQNCVMLHTCHALRAERTQAVEWRYHPPNPFKRLFQWFRSRTFLHFEGRAVRKCRGAVMTVSRFLKDYVMAQHGLSEAEVQVTENGVDHAVFRPETRKLYRNRVRDKLGIPRDAFVILFLGGRWFDKGVPFLIEALGKMPERTAYLVIVGKGDVGFFTRFARDNGVEDRVRFVAPTGSPQWFYGMADCFGFPSDAEGFPLVIGEAASCGLPLITTAVGGSEHLVEDGVSGYIVPPDADVIAEKLQILAADPALLAKMRRAVQRKASKLSWDYQAEQVRALLEAWFGDNEAPYSTHDPSGGQSN, from the coding sequence ATGCGCATAGCCATCGTTACGGAGCACGTGAACAGGCGCGGCGGCCAGGAGAGGGTTGTGTGCGAGCTGGCGGAACGGCTCAGCCGCTATCATGAGGTGCACCTGTATTGCTTCTCGGCCCAGGGACTGCGGGGTGAGCGCCTGTCCGTGCACAAGATGTGGTGCCCCTTCCACAGCTCCACCCTGGAGGGATTCTGGATCTTGATCGCCTCCTGGTTCGCGCTGCGGAATGCCCGGTTCGACGCCATCATGTCACAGGGCGGCAACAGCCTGGTCCAGAACTGCGTCATGCTCCACACCTGTCATGCACTGCGGGCCGAACGCACTCAGGCCGTGGAGTGGCGCTACCATCCGCCGAACCCTTTCAAACGCCTGTTTCAGTGGTTCCGCTCCCGCACATTCCTGCACTTCGAGGGCCGCGCTGTCCGTAAGTGTCGGGGTGCGGTCATGACGGTCTCGCGGTTCCTGAAAGACTACGTGATGGCGCAGCACGGTCTCTCGGAAGCCGAGGTGCAGGTCACGGAGAATGGCGTCGACCACGCTGTGTTCCGTCCCGAGACCCGCAAGCTGTATCGCAATCGGGTCCGCGACAAACTGGGCATTCCGCGGGATGCCTTTGTCATCCTGTTTCTGGGAGGTCGCTGGTTTGACAAAGGCGTGCCTTTCCTGATCGAGGCCCTCGGCAAGATGCCCGAACGGACTGCTTACCTGGTCATCGTGGGCAAAGGTGACGTGGGCTTCTTCACCAGGTTCGCGCGTGACAATGGTGTTGAGGATCGTGTACGATTTGTGGCGCCAACAGGGTCTCCGCAGTGGTTCTACGGGATGGCTGACTGCTTCGGGTTCCCCAGTGATGCAGAGGGCTTCCCGTTGGTTATCGGCGAGGCCGCGTCGTGCGGTCTTCCCTTGATCACCACGGCGGTGGGCGGATCTGAGCATCTTGTGGAGGACGGAGTGAGCGGCTACATCGTGCCCCCGGATGCCGATGTGATCGCGGAGAAACTACAGATCCTCGCCGCTGATCCAGCGTTACTCGCGAAGATGCGGCGCGCGGTTCAGAGGAAGGCTAGCAAGCTGTCCTGGGACTATCAGGCCGAGCAGGTGCGCGCGCTTCTTGAGGCCTGGTTTGGTGACAATGAAGCCCCGTACAGCACCCATGACCCGTCGGGGGGGCAAAGCAATTGA